A region of the Oceanispirochaeta sp. M1 genome:
ATGTAGATTGAACTGACATAGGAAAGAAAAAATATTAAAAATCAGGATAATAAATGGCTAGGGAGTATAGTGAAATAAATAGCAATGAAATTGTCGAAATCAATAGACAGATAATCTTGCAAGGTATTTCCGGCACTATTACGCCAGAACAGGTTGAGAGCAGTGCTATGTTTGCAGTGTATCTTCAACAAGTTGGAATTACCATTAACAATTATCATTTGTTCCTAAAGCTTTTAGAAACCAATAATCAATGGATAGTTGACGGTTTAATCGGTAAAAAAAAACCGGATCTTTTATTTTCCTCTTTAAAACCCAATTATTACTTGCTGAACAAAGCTTTTCAGTTTCTCACGTGCTGGCATCCCGGTCAGATTTATGAGAAGGTCCTTCTTGCGGTTCTGGGAATTATTCAATATGGATTTCATAAACCTGACGATGGATATCGAATTTACAAACTTGAAATCTCAGATATTAACAATCTAGGCAAGTTTTTGAATGAAGAATTTGATCAATTTCAAGAAGTTAACGAAACTATTTTAGAAATTCTGGATAGATTGGCTGGCTTGGGAGAATTCTCCAATAATAGTGATAAAAGTATTCTTGCTAAACACTCATACAATATCAGAATTTCTTATTTTGACAATACAAAAAATCTTTTCAATATTATCCCCAAAGTCCTGCTGGTAAAATTGAAACGGGAAGATAGGGAAATTAAGCCTTCTAAAGATTTTATTACACTTTTTTCAAAAAAATTCCATAATTAATACTATATTTAAAATATATATATATATATTGCTGTTAAGGATCCAAATATGAGTGTAAGTATTAATGATATAAAAAAAGCAATACGCATAACTCAAAATAATAAATACAGAATAGTGAACTCATATAACCACCCCGGTGGATTAGTTGATATCTCAATGCTTGATCTTCCAACAATCATCATTGGTGATTTACATGGCAGCATCGAAAATCTCAATGCAATAATGAATGATGACAACAATATAGAAAAAATAAAAAATAATGAAATTTATCTTATTATTCTAGGTGATGGTATGCATAACGATCAAACTGGAGAAATGCTTGAAATGGCTACATCTTTAGAAGTATTGGAGAGACTTATTGAGCTTATCTGCGAATTGAAGGACAACATCATATATATTAAAGGAAATCATGATAGTTTTGATGAGCGTATTACCAAAAGTGGAATAAGACAAGGATATGAATTTAAAAAATTTCTCATAGAGAATAAAGGTGATGAGTTCTTAGAGATAGTGGATGAATTTTTTGAATCATTACCGCAATTTGTTATTGGGTCAGGATTTGTTGTAACCCATGCCGGTCCGACTCGCAGGGGAGCAACAAGAAAAGAGTTGATAGATATAGAAGATAATGAGGACTACATAAGCCAGTTGATGTGGAATCGAGTCCATGAATTTAGAGGCAATCCCAGTATGAAAGAATATGGCAGTGATGATATTCGAAAAATGCTTCTAAAATTAAATTTACCAGAAGACACATATTTTATTGTTGGTCATAACCCACTATGGAAGACAGGCAATAAAACTGGAATATGGCACGATGTTACAGGTATTAAAAATCACATAATTATAATCAGCAATAAACAGACGAATGGTCCTTATCTACTGATTACGAATGGAGAAGTAAAAGACAAATTCGCAGTATCTGAAGAAAAGGGGAGTTATTATGGCTGGTAAAAAAATGTCTATGAATCTGACAGAATCAATTAAAGATGAAAAGATGATTAAGCATCTTTATCTTGATTTAACAATCAATGAATTAATTGAAAAAATGAATTTAATCAATCTTATTCCCTGCGAAAAAGATGATCTAGTCCCCTTCTTTGCCAAGGTGCGCGGGTATATGTCTGCAGTAGATCAATTTGGCGAGAATTGGCTAATAAAGGAAATCTCCGCAGAAGAAGTTCATTTGCACAAAGTCCAGGAGATAGCCTATTATGTAGATGTGCTCTTAAAGACATTAGCTGCTCCAACTATTGTCAGCACTATTAACGGTAAAACTTATAGAGCAACAAAAATAATAGAACATGCCATGCAGGCAGGTAGTTATAATTATCTGGAAGAACCATTAAAGAAAATGCTAGCAAATGATCTTATTAATCGTTGGTTATTCTTTGATGAAGATAGAAACCCAAACAATTATCTCATTTTCCACGATTCAGACAATACTTATTTTCCTATTGTAATTGATTACAACAAAGCAGATCTCGAAATACAAACAATGAAAATATCAGGTGATCCTAATAAATTTGGGTGGTTACGCGAGGAGAAAACAAGGTTCCTGACCTTATTGAAACCTGAAAATTTTGAATCCATGCATATCGAAGACTTTGAGGAAAGACTGCAATGTCTGATGAGCATTACTGAAAAAGATTTGATTGAATTATGTAAGAAGATTTTCACAATGGAATCTATCGATGATGTTGAATCAACCTCTACAATTGTTACTAACAATATTATTTCCAGAGCAAAATACCTGAATTATTATTTTCGGAAATGGTTTAAAAAAATAGATAAAAAAGAGGAAAAAGAGATAGACGACAGATACAGTGGTTTAGGGAAATCATTCATGGATTATTATAAGGATGAGTCATAAATTTATGGATCTTTCCGGAGAAGTCATTAATAACACTTATATAATCAAATCATTGATAACTAAAAGCAATTTTGCTCAAAGATGGGAAGCCAAAGCAATATACTCCCCTAATACTTTTTACTTTGATTTAATACTGGGTGAGAAATACAACCAAAATCTAATCAAAAATAAAAGTAAACTTTCAGAGAAACTTGTCAATTTGAGAGAGATTCAAAATCCTCATATCTTAAAAACTATTGAGTATGGAGAATATAAGAATCAATTATATTCAGTTCAGCAGAAAATATCAGGAATTAGTTTATCTGAGGAAAGCAATTATACAACAGCTAATATTCTGAGAATAATGAAAACTTTTGCATTATGTCTGATGGATATTGAAGCAAAAGGATTGTCACATAATCTTTTGTCAATGCAATCGATTTGGGTTCCCCAGGGAAATGAAATGGGATCCCTGTTTATTGGTGATTTATTACTCTTTGATTTGTTATCCTTAGCAGATGGAAACATAGGATCTCATCTCTCAATACCAGAACCATATATTAATTTTAATTCATATTCCGAAAATGTATATAGATCTGATTATAGAAATGATTTGTATTCCTTCGGTGCAATATTCTATAAATTGGTTTCAAAAGTTGCTCCATACAAAGCTGATTCTTACGAAGTAATGGAAAAACTTCAAAAAAAGGGATCTGTAGATATCAGTTCTATTTCCAATCAGAATATCGTAGATTTTATTTATCCTCTATTAACTAGTCGTTCAAAATATCCATCTGTAAGAGATATGTATGAAGACTTTCAGGAATTATTTGAAAATCAGATTTCAATGAAAACCATAGATGATATAAGAATGTATACATCTGCAGAGGAGTCAATATACTCTAGTAATGTCAAAATCGATAATCAAGTTATTGATGAGCTCGAGACAATCAGTGAAGTAGTCTCTACTGGAAAGAATGAACCAGACAAAGAAAACAAAGTTAAAAGTATATTGAATAAAATTAAAACTATTTTCGGATTCATTACCAGATATAG
Encoded here:
- a CDS encoding serine/threonine-protein kinase, whose product is MSHKFMDLSGEVINNTYIIKSLITKSNFAQRWEAKAIYSPNTFYFDLILGEKYNQNLIKNKSKLSEKLVNLREIQNPHILKTIEYGEYKNQLYSVQQKISGISLSEESNYTTANILRIMKTFALCLMDIEAKGLSHNLLSMQSIWVPQGNEMGSLFIGDLLLFDLLSLADGNIGSHLSIPEPYINFNSYSENVYRSDYRNDLYSFGAIFYKLVSKVAPYKADSYEVMEKLQKKGSVDISSISNQNIVDFIYPLLTSRSKYPSVRDMYEDFQELFENQISMKTIDDIRMYTSAEESIYSSNVKIDNQVIDELETISEVVSTGKNEPDKENKVKSILNKIKTIFGFITRYRKRSNRIKKIKKTGFGSKHIKSNLETPTGEMGYKNITSDKKRLLNIFSKLASHFSDMNMDKRKNIVFPIITKKKDPFTNEKSSPFSKKIDGRFKQGINDFNDFKKNDIASELSKGNNNQVFYFRSRDGLDIKRDQINEDQDRSVKTLNDNSEKHISLNERDNSQTAIMEEKNACFEEFENQGFTSDKIQDERPLPENKTDHANTVYVIKKSLWLRFWMFLKKIFKFYKQTICNIFCKK
- a CDS encoding metallophosphoesterase, which translates into the protein MSVSINDIKKAIRITQNNKYRIVNSYNHPGGLVDISMLDLPTIIIGDLHGSIENLNAIMNDDNNIEKIKNNEIYLIILGDGMHNDQTGEMLEMATSLEVLERLIELICELKDNIIYIKGNHDSFDERITKSGIRQGYEFKKFLIENKGDEFLEIVDEFFESLPQFVIGSGFVVTHAGPTRRGATRKELIDIEDNEDYISQLMWNRVHEFRGNPSMKEYGSDDIRKMLLKLNLPEDTYFIVGHNPLWKTGNKTGIWHDVTGIKNHIIIISNKQTNGPYLLITNGEVKDKFAVSEEKGSYYGW